The Phyllopteryx taeniolatus isolate TA_2022b chromosome 7, UOR_Ptae_1.2, whole genome shotgun sequence genome has a segment encoding these proteins:
- the swt1 gene encoding transcriptional protein SWT1 isoform X3, whose protein sequence is MTSKDQQKGERSKRRPNENQHSREHASPPVEKEKRQIKKAVYKLRRPTGEETDRRQVSQTNVAYSKTKRSSASTHNDYPHKVEPNIARKDKVDSGSKIKERRPSRSQNIRNSDTDHRREERGSKCSSDKKSCHMSGLRLKKKRTSPSNISEEQRKRCRDLLKSKCNDIEIQKTRKESKTIETKEKSQTSPHSKDSIRDKQTELVKETSQELLVKEKEILDTKTSTDFTRQQFSISTEPKVSFKIAKSSYARPKIASAPPPVHSNFKIPKKVKPRLVETNTGERSDVTSTSGTATCSTEHTVSEAATATSSFKQPHSCVDVSRSFLKSFEKNDETPSLSSIPPTTSDAIAAPTSDQMQVAEELHLARSERRLEVDVMQSYGELTCMDIDTPEESATYSLCKQPAQQNVILVLDTNILLSHLDYVKKMQYHGLGALGLPIVLIPWVVLQELDSLKKGKGLTGSVAHLACPAISYIYNSLKKRERHLWGQSMQQAAESNISLMAENNDDKVLQCCLQYQSLYPGCVLILCTNDKNLCSKSVLSGVKALSKIDLEAEVESSRQNLNPLQSTVLQRLPQMDSPMSSPRPGRSCTPVASRTQERLSLSLPEEDHRSPTVEEKINRCVSELEDCLQEVLSNVLEMEMKASYDDLWQEIVYLKPPWNLLDILHCLKKHWRAVFGFIVPRSLLQTVLNLIDFFKRDQSRDRSSTLMTIQEAKEFVREFAKRSSHVPQALTTMDNIVHKLQPQPQSDVCDVVMNEDDEAKQLPSSHVPHHEVWAMFENIWCKVCEISLEVFKALAFDPHTRLSALPVGGPAPPRDAVVCLSQMSSMVSQLLQAFISVLSSSPGLQEVQVLLSTIKSNKMVDVNSRLADTDLLSCFSQEDYREKLRVGVKQLTELKEALDHCVQTTDQHVTLNL, encoded by the exons ATG ACATCCAAAGATCAACAAAAGGGTGAGCGATCCAAGAGAAGGCCCAATGAAAACCAACACTCTAG agagcATGCTTCTCCTCCTGTCGAAAAGGAGAAGCGCCAAATCAAAAAGGCTGTATACAAACTCCGTAGGCCTACTGGAGAAGAAACAGACAGGAGACAGGTCTCTCAGACAAATGTGGCCTattcaaagacaaaaagatCCTCTGCTTCGACCCACAATGATTACCCTCATAAAGTGGAGCCTAATATTGCACGGAAAGATAAGGTTGACAGTGGGAGTAAAATAAAGGAAAGGAGACCGTCAAGATCCCAGAACATTAGGAATTCAGACACAGATCATCGTAGAGAAGAAAGAGGTTCTAAATGTAGTTCAGATAAAAAGTCTTGTCACATGAGCGGACTTAGATTAAAGAAGAAGCGAACAAGTCCCAGTAATATTTCAGAAGAGCAAAGGAAACGATGCCGGGATTTGCTGAAGAGTAAATGCAACGATATAGAAATACAGAAGACTCGAAAAGAGAGCAAAACAATAGAGACCAAAGAAAAAAGCCAGACCTCTCCTCACTCCAAGGACTCTATAAGGGACAAGCAAACAGAGTTAGTCAAAGAGACAAGTCAGGAGTTGttggtaaaagaaaaagaaatcttaGATACAAAAACATCCACAGATTTCACCAGACAACAGTTTTCTATTTCAACCGAGCCCAAAGTCTCCTTTAAAATTGCTAAGTCGTCATATGCTCGGCCCAAAATAGCCTCTGCTCCGCCACCTGTACATTCCAACTTCAAGATACCAAAGAAGGTTAAGCCAAGGCTCGTGGAGACAAACACAGGTGAGAGGAGTGACGTTACTTCTACAAGCGGGACAGCCACATGTTCGACTGAGCACACCGTCTCTGAGGCCGCAACTGCAACAAGCAGCTTTAAACAGCCTCATAGCTGTGTGGACGTTTCTCGgagttttttaaaatcatttgaaaaaaatgatgagACTCCATCTTTGTCAAGTATCCCCCCCACTACAAGTGATGCCATCGCAGCGCCGACAAGTGACCAG ATGCAAGTGGCAGAAGAGCTTCACCTTGCCCGGTCTGAGAGGAGACTAGAGGTGGATGTAATGCAGAGCTATGGAGAGCTCACCTGTATGGACATAGACACCCCAGAAGAGAGCGCTACATATTCTCTAT gcAAACAACCTGCTCAGCAAAATGTAATCCTTGTTCTGGACACCAACATTCTTCTCAGTCACTTGGATTATGTGAAAAAGATGCAATATCATGGCCTTGGAG CTTTGGGTTTGCCAATTGTCCTGATCCCCTGGGTGGTGCTCCAGGAGCTGGATTCTCTAAAAAAGGGGAAAGGCCTCACAGGTTCTGTGGCTCATCTGGCCTGTCCCGCCATTTCCTACATTTACAACTCTCTGAAAAAGCGAGAACGACACCTTTGGGGGCAGTCAATGCAGCAGGCCGCTGAAAGTAACA TTAGTCTGATGGCTGAGAATAATGATGACAAAGTGCTGCAATGCTGCCTACAGTATCAGAGTTTGTACCCAGGCTGTGTTCTCATCCTGTGCAC AAATGATAAAAATCTATGCAGTAAGTCTGTCCTTAGTGGGGTTAAGGCCTTGAGCAAGATTGACTTGGAAGCAGAGGTTGAGAGCTCAAGACAGAACCTTAACCCCCTACAAAGCACTGTCCTCCAGAGACTTCCCCAAATGGACTCACCGATGTCCTCTCCGAGGCCAGGAAGGAGTTGTACACCAGTGGCATCTCGTACTCAAGAACGTCTGTCTTTATCTCTCCCAGAGGAAG ATCACAGAAGTCCCACAGtggaagagaaaataaatagatGTGTCTCTGAGCTTGAAGACTGCCTGCAGGAGGTGCTGTCCAATGTGCTTGAGATGGAGATGAAAGCTTCTTATGATGACTTGTGGCAAGAG ATCGTCTACTTAAAGCCACCCTGGAATCTTCTTGACATTCTCCATTGTTTGAAAAAGCACTGGAGAGCAGTATTTGGCTTCATTGTCCCACGATCTTTGCTGCAAACAGTTTTAAATCTTATTGACTTCTTTAAACGAG ATCAATCAAGGGACCGTAGTTCTACACTGATGACTATCCAAGAAGCAAAGGAGTTTGTTAGGGAATTTGCCAAAAGGTCAAGCCACGTTCCTCAGGCACTGACCACAATGGACAACATCGTCCACAAGCTACAACCTCAG CCTCAATCAGATGTCTGTGATGTTGTAATGAACGAGGATGATGAAGCCAAACAACTTCCTTCCTCTCATGTCCCTCACCATGAAGTCTGGGCCATGTTTGAGAACATCTGGTGTAAAGTCTGTGAGATAAG CTTGGAAGTGTTCAAAGCTCTGGCCTTTGATCCTCACACCAGACTGAGTGCCTTGCCTGTAGGAGGTCCTGCTCCACCACGGGATGCCGTGGTCTGTCTGAGCCAAATGTCCTCCATGGTCTCACAGCTGCTCCAAGCCTTCATCAG tgTTCTGTCCTCTTCTCCTGGTTTGCAAGAAGTGCAGGTGCTTCTCAGCACGATCAAATCCAATAAG ATGGTTGATGTTAATTCCAGACTGGCGGATACGGACCTACTCAGTTGTTTCTCACAGGAAGACTATAG AGAGAAGCTAAGAGTTGGTGTCAAACAGCTGACAGAGCTAAAGGAGGCACTGGACCACTGTGTTCAGACCACGGATCAGCATGTCACTCTAAACCTGTAG
- the swt1 gene encoding transcriptional protein SWT1 isoform X1, whose product MSESSRKRKHKRSSKEEETSKDQQKGERSKRRPNENQHSREHASPPVEKEKRQIKKAVYKLRRPTGEETDRRQVSQTNVAYSKTKRSSASTHNDYPHKVEPNIARKDKVDSGSKIKERRPSRSQNIRNSDTDHRREERGSKCSSDKKSCHMSGLRLKKKRTSPSNISEEQRKRCRDLLKSKCNDIEIQKTRKESKTIETKEKSQTSPHSKDSIRDKQTELVKETSQELLVKEKEILDTKTSTDFTRQQFSISTEPKVSFKIAKSSYARPKIASAPPPVHSNFKIPKKVKPRLVETNTGERSDVTSTSGTATCSTEHTVSEAATATSSFKQPHSCVDVSRSFLKSFEKNDETPSLSSIPPTTSDAIAAPTSDQMQVAEELHLARSERRLEVDVMQSYGELTCMDIDTPEESATYSLCKQPAQQNVILVLDTNILLSHLDYVKKMQYHGLGALGLPIVLIPWVVLQELDSLKKGKGLTGSVAHLACPAISYIYNSLKKRERHLWGQSMQQAAESNISLMAENNDDKVLQCCLQYQSLYPGCVLILCTNDKNLCSKSVLSGVKALSKIDLEAEVESSRQNLNPLQSTVLQRLPQMDSPMSSPRPGRSCTPVASRTQERLSLSLPEEDHRSPTVEEKINRCVSELEDCLQEVLSNVLEMEMKASYDDLWQEIVYLKPPWNLLDILHCLKKHWRAVFGFIVPRSLLQTVLNLIDFFKRDQSRDRSSTLMTIQEAKEFVREFAKRSSHVPQALTTMDNIVHKLQPQPQSDVCDVVMNEDDEAKQLPSSHVPHHEVWAMFENIWCKVCEISLEVFKALAFDPHTRLSALPVGGPAPPRDAVVCLSQMSSMVSQLLQAFISVLSSSPGLQEVQVLLSTIKSNKMVDVNSRLADTDLLSCFSQEDYREKLRVGVKQLTELKEALDHCVQTTDQHVTLNL is encoded by the exons ATGTCTGAAAGCTCAAGAAAAAGGAAGCACAAGAGGTCCTCCAAAGAAGAGGAA ACATCCAAAGATCAACAAAAGGGTGAGCGATCCAAGAGAAGGCCCAATGAAAACCAACACTCTAG agagcATGCTTCTCCTCCTGTCGAAAAGGAGAAGCGCCAAATCAAAAAGGCTGTATACAAACTCCGTAGGCCTACTGGAGAAGAAACAGACAGGAGACAGGTCTCTCAGACAAATGTGGCCTattcaaagacaaaaagatCCTCTGCTTCGACCCACAATGATTACCCTCATAAAGTGGAGCCTAATATTGCACGGAAAGATAAGGTTGACAGTGGGAGTAAAATAAAGGAAAGGAGACCGTCAAGATCCCAGAACATTAGGAATTCAGACACAGATCATCGTAGAGAAGAAAGAGGTTCTAAATGTAGTTCAGATAAAAAGTCTTGTCACATGAGCGGACTTAGATTAAAGAAGAAGCGAACAAGTCCCAGTAATATTTCAGAAGAGCAAAGGAAACGATGCCGGGATTTGCTGAAGAGTAAATGCAACGATATAGAAATACAGAAGACTCGAAAAGAGAGCAAAACAATAGAGACCAAAGAAAAAAGCCAGACCTCTCCTCACTCCAAGGACTCTATAAGGGACAAGCAAACAGAGTTAGTCAAAGAGACAAGTCAGGAGTTGttggtaaaagaaaaagaaatcttaGATACAAAAACATCCACAGATTTCACCAGACAACAGTTTTCTATTTCAACCGAGCCCAAAGTCTCCTTTAAAATTGCTAAGTCGTCATATGCTCGGCCCAAAATAGCCTCTGCTCCGCCACCTGTACATTCCAACTTCAAGATACCAAAGAAGGTTAAGCCAAGGCTCGTGGAGACAAACACAGGTGAGAGGAGTGACGTTACTTCTACAAGCGGGACAGCCACATGTTCGACTGAGCACACCGTCTCTGAGGCCGCAACTGCAACAAGCAGCTTTAAACAGCCTCATAGCTGTGTGGACGTTTCTCGgagttttttaaaatcatttgaaaaaaatgatgagACTCCATCTTTGTCAAGTATCCCCCCCACTACAAGTGATGCCATCGCAGCGCCGACAAGTGACCAG ATGCAAGTGGCAGAAGAGCTTCACCTTGCCCGGTCTGAGAGGAGACTAGAGGTGGATGTAATGCAGAGCTATGGAGAGCTCACCTGTATGGACATAGACACCCCAGAAGAGAGCGCTACATATTCTCTAT gcAAACAACCTGCTCAGCAAAATGTAATCCTTGTTCTGGACACCAACATTCTTCTCAGTCACTTGGATTATGTGAAAAAGATGCAATATCATGGCCTTGGAG CTTTGGGTTTGCCAATTGTCCTGATCCCCTGGGTGGTGCTCCAGGAGCTGGATTCTCTAAAAAAGGGGAAAGGCCTCACAGGTTCTGTGGCTCATCTGGCCTGTCCCGCCATTTCCTACATTTACAACTCTCTGAAAAAGCGAGAACGACACCTTTGGGGGCAGTCAATGCAGCAGGCCGCTGAAAGTAACA TTAGTCTGATGGCTGAGAATAATGATGACAAAGTGCTGCAATGCTGCCTACAGTATCAGAGTTTGTACCCAGGCTGTGTTCTCATCCTGTGCAC AAATGATAAAAATCTATGCAGTAAGTCTGTCCTTAGTGGGGTTAAGGCCTTGAGCAAGATTGACTTGGAAGCAGAGGTTGAGAGCTCAAGACAGAACCTTAACCCCCTACAAAGCACTGTCCTCCAGAGACTTCCCCAAATGGACTCACCGATGTCCTCTCCGAGGCCAGGAAGGAGTTGTACACCAGTGGCATCTCGTACTCAAGAACGTCTGTCTTTATCTCTCCCAGAGGAAG ATCACAGAAGTCCCACAGtggaagagaaaataaatagatGTGTCTCTGAGCTTGAAGACTGCCTGCAGGAGGTGCTGTCCAATGTGCTTGAGATGGAGATGAAAGCTTCTTATGATGACTTGTGGCAAGAG ATCGTCTACTTAAAGCCACCCTGGAATCTTCTTGACATTCTCCATTGTTTGAAAAAGCACTGGAGAGCAGTATTTGGCTTCATTGTCCCACGATCTTTGCTGCAAACAGTTTTAAATCTTATTGACTTCTTTAAACGAG ATCAATCAAGGGACCGTAGTTCTACACTGATGACTATCCAAGAAGCAAAGGAGTTTGTTAGGGAATTTGCCAAAAGGTCAAGCCACGTTCCTCAGGCACTGACCACAATGGACAACATCGTCCACAAGCTACAACCTCAG CCTCAATCAGATGTCTGTGATGTTGTAATGAACGAGGATGATGAAGCCAAACAACTTCCTTCCTCTCATGTCCCTCACCATGAAGTCTGGGCCATGTTTGAGAACATCTGGTGTAAAGTCTGTGAGATAAG CTTGGAAGTGTTCAAAGCTCTGGCCTTTGATCCTCACACCAGACTGAGTGCCTTGCCTGTAGGAGGTCCTGCTCCACCACGGGATGCCGTGGTCTGTCTGAGCCAAATGTCCTCCATGGTCTCACAGCTGCTCCAAGCCTTCATCAG tgTTCTGTCCTCTTCTCCTGGTTTGCAAGAAGTGCAGGTGCTTCTCAGCACGATCAAATCCAATAAG ATGGTTGATGTTAATTCCAGACTGGCGGATACGGACCTACTCAGTTGTTTCTCACAGGAAGACTATAG AGAGAAGCTAAGAGTTGGTGTCAAACAGCTGACAGAGCTAAAGGAGGCACTGGACCACTGTGTTCAGACCACGGATCAGCATGTCACTCTAAACCTGTAG
- the swt1 gene encoding transcriptional protein SWT1 isoform X4, which translates to MSESSRKRKHKRSSKEEETSKDQQKGERSKRRPNENQHSREHASPPVEKEKRQIKKAVYKLRRPTGEETDRRQVSQTNVAYSKTKRSSASTHNDYPHKVEPNIARKDKVDSGSKIKERRPSRSQNIRNSDTDHRREERGSKCSSDKKSCHMSGLRLKKKRTSPSNISEEQRKRCRDLLKSKCNDIEIQKTRKESKTIETKEKSQTSPHSKDSIRDKQTELVKETSQELLVKEKEILDTKTSTDFTRQQFSISTEPKVSFKIAKSSYARPKIASAPPPVHSNFKIPKKVKPRLVETNTGERSDVTSTSGTATCSTEHTVSEAATATSSFKQPHSCVDVSRSFLKSFEKNDETPSLSSIPPTTSDAIAAPTSDQMQVAEELHLARSERRLEVDVMQSYGELTCMDIDTPEESATYSLCKQPAQQNVILVLDTNILLSHLDYVKKMQYHGLGALGLPIVLIPWVVLQELDSLKKGKGLTGSVAHLACPAISYIYNSLKKRERHLWGQSMQQAAESNISLMAENNDDKVLQCCLQYQSLYPGCVLILCTNDKNLCSKSVLSGVKALSKIDLEAEVESSRQNLNPLQSTVLQRLPQMDSPMSSPRPGRSCTPVASRTQERLSLSLPEEDHRSPTVEEKINRCVSELEDCLQEVLSNVLEMEMKASYDDLWQEIVYLKPPWNLLDILHCLKKHWRAVFGFIVPRSLLQTVLNLIDFFKRDQSRDRSSTLMTIQEAKEFVREFAKRSSHVPQALTTMDNIVHKLQPQPQSDVCDVVMNEDDEAKQLPSSHVPHHEVWAMFENIWCKVCEISLEVFKALAFDPHTRLSALPVGGPAPPRDAVVCLSQMSSMVSQLLQAFISVLSSSPGLQEVQVLLSTIKSNKMVDVNSRLADTDLLSCFSQEDYRKS; encoded by the exons ATGTCTGAAAGCTCAAGAAAAAGGAAGCACAAGAGGTCCTCCAAAGAAGAGGAA ACATCCAAAGATCAACAAAAGGGTGAGCGATCCAAGAGAAGGCCCAATGAAAACCAACACTCTAG agagcATGCTTCTCCTCCTGTCGAAAAGGAGAAGCGCCAAATCAAAAAGGCTGTATACAAACTCCGTAGGCCTACTGGAGAAGAAACAGACAGGAGACAGGTCTCTCAGACAAATGTGGCCTattcaaagacaaaaagatCCTCTGCTTCGACCCACAATGATTACCCTCATAAAGTGGAGCCTAATATTGCACGGAAAGATAAGGTTGACAGTGGGAGTAAAATAAAGGAAAGGAGACCGTCAAGATCCCAGAACATTAGGAATTCAGACACAGATCATCGTAGAGAAGAAAGAGGTTCTAAATGTAGTTCAGATAAAAAGTCTTGTCACATGAGCGGACTTAGATTAAAGAAGAAGCGAACAAGTCCCAGTAATATTTCAGAAGAGCAAAGGAAACGATGCCGGGATTTGCTGAAGAGTAAATGCAACGATATAGAAATACAGAAGACTCGAAAAGAGAGCAAAACAATAGAGACCAAAGAAAAAAGCCAGACCTCTCCTCACTCCAAGGACTCTATAAGGGACAAGCAAACAGAGTTAGTCAAAGAGACAAGTCAGGAGTTGttggtaaaagaaaaagaaatcttaGATACAAAAACATCCACAGATTTCACCAGACAACAGTTTTCTATTTCAACCGAGCCCAAAGTCTCCTTTAAAATTGCTAAGTCGTCATATGCTCGGCCCAAAATAGCCTCTGCTCCGCCACCTGTACATTCCAACTTCAAGATACCAAAGAAGGTTAAGCCAAGGCTCGTGGAGACAAACACAGGTGAGAGGAGTGACGTTACTTCTACAAGCGGGACAGCCACATGTTCGACTGAGCACACCGTCTCTGAGGCCGCAACTGCAACAAGCAGCTTTAAACAGCCTCATAGCTGTGTGGACGTTTCTCGgagttttttaaaatcatttgaaaaaaatgatgagACTCCATCTTTGTCAAGTATCCCCCCCACTACAAGTGATGCCATCGCAGCGCCGACAAGTGACCAG ATGCAAGTGGCAGAAGAGCTTCACCTTGCCCGGTCTGAGAGGAGACTAGAGGTGGATGTAATGCAGAGCTATGGAGAGCTCACCTGTATGGACATAGACACCCCAGAAGAGAGCGCTACATATTCTCTAT gcAAACAACCTGCTCAGCAAAATGTAATCCTTGTTCTGGACACCAACATTCTTCTCAGTCACTTGGATTATGTGAAAAAGATGCAATATCATGGCCTTGGAG CTTTGGGTTTGCCAATTGTCCTGATCCCCTGGGTGGTGCTCCAGGAGCTGGATTCTCTAAAAAAGGGGAAAGGCCTCACAGGTTCTGTGGCTCATCTGGCCTGTCCCGCCATTTCCTACATTTACAACTCTCTGAAAAAGCGAGAACGACACCTTTGGGGGCAGTCAATGCAGCAGGCCGCTGAAAGTAACA TTAGTCTGATGGCTGAGAATAATGATGACAAAGTGCTGCAATGCTGCCTACAGTATCAGAGTTTGTACCCAGGCTGTGTTCTCATCCTGTGCAC AAATGATAAAAATCTATGCAGTAAGTCTGTCCTTAGTGGGGTTAAGGCCTTGAGCAAGATTGACTTGGAAGCAGAGGTTGAGAGCTCAAGACAGAACCTTAACCCCCTACAAAGCACTGTCCTCCAGAGACTTCCCCAAATGGACTCACCGATGTCCTCTCCGAGGCCAGGAAGGAGTTGTACACCAGTGGCATCTCGTACTCAAGAACGTCTGTCTTTATCTCTCCCAGAGGAAG ATCACAGAAGTCCCACAGtggaagagaaaataaatagatGTGTCTCTGAGCTTGAAGACTGCCTGCAGGAGGTGCTGTCCAATGTGCTTGAGATGGAGATGAAAGCTTCTTATGATGACTTGTGGCAAGAG ATCGTCTACTTAAAGCCACCCTGGAATCTTCTTGACATTCTCCATTGTTTGAAAAAGCACTGGAGAGCAGTATTTGGCTTCATTGTCCCACGATCTTTGCTGCAAACAGTTTTAAATCTTATTGACTTCTTTAAACGAG ATCAATCAAGGGACCGTAGTTCTACACTGATGACTATCCAAGAAGCAAAGGAGTTTGTTAGGGAATTTGCCAAAAGGTCAAGCCACGTTCCTCAGGCACTGACCACAATGGACAACATCGTCCACAAGCTACAACCTCAG CCTCAATCAGATGTCTGTGATGTTGTAATGAACGAGGATGATGAAGCCAAACAACTTCCTTCCTCTCATGTCCCTCACCATGAAGTCTGGGCCATGTTTGAGAACATCTGGTGTAAAGTCTGTGAGATAAG CTTGGAAGTGTTCAAAGCTCTGGCCTTTGATCCTCACACCAGACTGAGTGCCTTGCCTGTAGGAGGTCCTGCTCCACCACGGGATGCCGTGGTCTGTCTGAGCCAAATGTCCTCCATGGTCTCACAGCTGCTCCAAGCCTTCATCAG tgTTCTGTCCTCTTCTCCTGGTTTGCAAGAAGTGCAGGTGCTTCTCAGCACGATCAAATCCAATAAG ATGGTTGATGTTAATTCCAGACTGGCGGATACGGACCTACTCAGTTGTTTCTCACAGGAAGACTATAG aaaatcctga
- the swt1 gene encoding transcriptional protein SWT1 isoform X2, whose amino-acid sequence MSESSRKRKHKRSSKEEETSKDQQKGERSKRRPNENQHSREHASPPVEKEKRQIKKAVYKLRRPTGEETDRRQVSQTNVAYSKTKRSSASTHNDYPHKVEPNIARKDKVDSGSKIKERRPSRSQNIRNSDTDHRREERGSKCSSDKKSCHMSGLRLKKKRTSPSNISEEQRKRCRDLLKSKCNDIEIQKTRKESKTIETKEKSQTSPHSKDSIRDKQTELVKETSQELLVKEKEILDTKTSTDFTRQQFSISTEPKVSFKIAKSSYARPKIASAPPPVHSNFKIPKKVKPRLVETNTGERSDVTSTSGTATCSTEHTVSEAATATSSFKQPHSCVDVSRSFLKSFEKNDETPSLSSIPPTTSDAIAAPTSDQMQVAEELHLARSERRLEVDVMQSYGELTCMDIDTPEESATYSLCKQPAQQNVILVLDTNILLSHLDYVKKMQYHGLGALGLPIVLIPWVVLQELDSLKKGKGLTGSVAHLACPAISYIYNSLKKRERHLWGQSMQQAAESNISLMAENNDDKVLQCCLQYQSLYPGCVLILCTNDKNLCSKSVLSGVKALSKIDLEAEVESSRQNLNPLQSTVLQRLPQMDSPMSSPRPGRSCTPVASRTQERLSLSLPEEDHRSPTVEEKINRCVSELEDCLQEVLSNVLEMEMKASYDDLWQEIVYLKPPWNLLDILHCLKKHWRAVFGFIVPRSLLQTVLNLIDFFKRDQSRDRSSTLMTIQEAKEFVREFAKRSSHVPQALTTMDNIVHKLQPQPQSDVCDVVMNEDDEAKQLPSSHVPHHEVWAMFENIWCKVCEISLEVFKALAFDPHTRLSALPVGGPAPPRDAVVCLSQMSSMVSQLLQAFISVLSSSPGLQEVQVLLSTIKSNKMVDVNSRLADTDLLSCFSQEDYSVQGVPCLSPRVSWHRLQHARDPSEDKRYGK is encoded by the exons ATGTCTGAAAGCTCAAGAAAAAGGAAGCACAAGAGGTCCTCCAAAGAAGAGGAA ACATCCAAAGATCAACAAAAGGGTGAGCGATCCAAGAGAAGGCCCAATGAAAACCAACACTCTAG agagcATGCTTCTCCTCCTGTCGAAAAGGAGAAGCGCCAAATCAAAAAGGCTGTATACAAACTCCGTAGGCCTACTGGAGAAGAAACAGACAGGAGACAGGTCTCTCAGACAAATGTGGCCTattcaaagacaaaaagatCCTCTGCTTCGACCCACAATGATTACCCTCATAAAGTGGAGCCTAATATTGCACGGAAAGATAAGGTTGACAGTGGGAGTAAAATAAAGGAAAGGAGACCGTCAAGATCCCAGAACATTAGGAATTCAGACACAGATCATCGTAGAGAAGAAAGAGGTTCTAAATGTAGTTCAGATAAAAAGTCTTGTCACATGAGCGGACTTAGATTAAAGAAGAAGCGAACAAGTCCCAGTAATATTTCAGAAGAGCAAAGGAAACGATGCCGGGATTTGCTGAAGAGTAAATGCAACGATATAGAAATACAGAAGACTCGAAAAGAGAGCAAAACAATAGAGACCAAAGAAAAAAGCCAGACCTCTCCTCACTCCAAGGACTCTATAAGGGACAAGCAAACAGAGTTAGTCAAAGAGACAAGTCAGGAGTTGttggtaaaagaaaaagaaatcttaGATACAAAAACATCCACAGATTTCACCAGACAACAGTTTTCTATTTCAACCGAGCCCAAAGTCTCCTTTAAAATTGCTAAGTCGTCATATGCTCGGCCCAAAATAGCCTCTGCTCCGCCACCTGTACATTCCAACTTCAAGATACCAAAGAAGGTTAAGCCAAGGCTCGTGGAGACAAACACAGGTGAGAGGAGTGACGTTACTTCTACAAGCGGGACAGCCACATGTTCGACTGAGCACACCGTCTCTGAGGCCGCAACTGCAACAAGCAGCTTTAAACAGCCTCATAGCTGTGTGGACGTTTCTCGgagttttttaaaatcatttgaaaaaaatgatgagACTCCATCTTTGTCAAGTATCCCCCCCACTACAAGTGATGCCATCGCAGCGCCGACAAGTGACCAG ATGCAAGTGGCAGAAGAGCTTCACCTTGCCCGGTCTGAGAGGAGACTAGAGGTGGATGTAATGCAGAGCTATGGAGAGCTCACCTGTATGGACATAGACACCCCAGAAGAGAGCGCTACATATTCTCTAT gcAAACAACCTGCTCAGCAAAATGTAATCCTTGTTCTGGACACCAACATTCTTCTCAGTCACTTGGATTATGTGAAAAAGATGCAATATCATGGCCTTGGAG CTTTGGGTTTGCCAATTGTCCTGATCCCCTGGGTGGTGCTCCAGGAGCTGGATTCTCTAAAAAAGGGGAAAGGCCTCACAGGTTCTGTGGCTCATCTGGCCTGTCCCGCCATTTCCTACATTTACAACTCTCTGAAAAAGCGAGAACGACACCTTTGGGGGCAGTCAATGCAGCAGGCCGCTGAAAGTAACA TTAGTCTGATGGCTGAGAATAATGATGACAAAGTGCTGCAATGCTGCCTACAGTATCAGAGTTTGTACCCAGGCTGTGTTCTCATCCTGTGCAC AAATGATAAAAATCTATGCAGTAAGTCTGTCCTTAGTGGGGTTAAGGCCTTGAGCAAGATTGACTTGGAAGCAGAGGTTGAGAGCTCAAGACAGAACCTTAACCCCCTACAAAGCACTGTCCTCCAGAGACTTCCCCAAATGGACTCACCGATGTCCTCTCCGAGGCCAGGAAGGAGTTGTACACCAGTGGCATCTCGTACTCAAGAACGTCTGTCTTTATCTCTCCCAGAGGAAG ATCACAGAAGTCCCACAGtggaagagaaaataaatagatGTGTCTCTGAGCTTGAAGACTGCCTGCAGGAGGTGCTGTCCAATGTGCTTGAGATGGAGATGAAAGCTTCTTATGATGACTTGTGGCAAGAG ATCGTCTACTTAAAGCCACCCTGGAATCTTCTTGACATTCTCCATTGTTTGAAAAAGCACTGGAGAGCAGTATTTGGCTTCATTGTCCCACGATCTTTGCTGCAAACAGTTTTAAATCTTATTGACTTCTTTAAACGAG ATCAATCAAGGGACCGTAGTTCTACACTGATGACTATCCAAGAAGCAAAGGAGTTTGTTAGGGAATTTGCCAAAAGGTCAAGCCACGTTCCTCAGGCACTGACCACAATGGACAACATCGTCCACAAGCTACAACCTCAG CCTCAATCAGATGTCTGTGATGTTGTAATGAACGAGGATGATGAAGCCAAACAACTTCCTTCCTCTCATGTCCCTCACCATGAAGTCTGGGCCATGTTTGAGAACATCTGGTGTAAAGTCTGTGAGATAAG CTTGGAAGTGTTCAAAGCTCTGGCCTTTGATCCTCACACCAGACTGAGTGCCTTGCCTGTAGGAGGTCCTGCTCCACCACGGGATGCCGTGGTCTGTCTGAGCCAAATGTCCTCCATGGTCTCACAGCTGCTCCAAGCCTTCATCAG tgTTCTGTCCTCTTCTCCTGGTTTGCAAGAAGTGCAGGTGCTTCTCAGCACGATCAAATCCAATAAG ATGGTTGATGTTAATTCCAGACTGGCGGATACGGACCTACTCAGTTGTTTCTCACAGGAAGACTATAG cgttcagggtgtaccctgcctctcgcccagagtcagctggcataggctccagcacgcccgcgaccctagtgaggataagcggtatggaaaataa